A genomic window from Candidatus Kouleothrix ribensis includes:
- a CDS encoding NAD(P)-dependent alcohol dehydrogenase, producing the protein MKAIVCTKYGPPDVLRLQEVAKPTPKDDEVLVKVHAASVNAADWHLLTADVFLIRLMMGPFKPKYAILGADIAGRVEAVGRNVKQFQPGAEVFGDILARGSGGFAEYATAAESALALKPANLSFEEAAAVPLAAITALQGLRDQGKIQAGQKVLINGASGGVGTFAVQIAKSFGAHVTAVCSTQNVDIARTLGADQVIDYTKEDFTQNGQTYDLILAANGYHPLSAYKRALTPQGIYVMVGGMPSQMFQTLLLGAWMSKSGGKKLGGFMAKANQKDLVTVKELVEAGKVVPVIAKRYSLSEVPEALRYLGAGHAQGKVVITMEHSNKT; encoded by the coding sequence ATGAAAGCGATTGTCTGCACAAAATACGGCCCCCCTGATGTACTTCGGCTCCAAGAGGTGGCAAAACCTACGCCCAAGGATGATGAAGTATTGGTAAAGGTTCACGCAGCATCTGTAAATGCTGCCGACTGGCATCTCCTGACCGCTGACGTCTTTCTTATTCGCCTAATGATGGGGCCGTTCAAACCTAAATACGCAATTCTCGGCGCCGACATCGCGGGGCGGGTCGAAGCGGTTGGCCGAAACGTCAAGCAGTTCCAGCCAGGCGCTGAGGTCTTCGGAGATATTTTGGCACGTGGTAGTGGCGGCTTTGCCGAATATGCAACTGCTGCTGAAAGTGCCCTGGCACTGAAACCGGCTAATCTATCGTTTGAGGAAGCCGCAGCGGTTCCCTTGGCAGCCATCACCGCTCTGCAGGGTTTGCGCGATCAAGGGAAAATTCAAGCGGGGCAAAAGGTGCTGATCAATGGGGCCTCGGGTGGGGTGGGCACGTTTGCAGTGCAGATCGCCAAGTCGTTTGGGGCACATGTCACGGCCGTGTGCAGTACCCAGAACGTAGATATAGCACGCACGCTTGGTGCAGACCAGGTCATTGACTACACCAAGGAAGATTTTACCCAGAATGGGCAGACATATGACCTGATTCTTGCCGCTAACGGATATCATCCGCTTTCAGCGTACAAGCGTGCCTTAACTCCCCAGGGCATTTATGTCATGGTAGGGGGGATGCCGTCTCAAATGTTTCAGACTCTGCTCCTGGGGGCCTGGATGTCGAAAAGCGGGGGTAAGAAGCTGGGAGGCTTCATGGCGAAAGCGAACCAGAAAGATCTGGTTACGGTCAAAGAGCTTGTGGAAGCGGGTAAGGTCGTACCGGTTATTGCTAAACGCTACTCGCTAAGTGAGGTGCCTGAAGCCCTCCGCTATCTTGGCGCAGGTCACGCTCAGGGAAAAGTGGTCATCACCATGGAGCATAGTAACAAAACCTAA
- a CDS encoding radical SAM protein, which produces MISLSTRTPSGHDLPAHIYIEVTNRCNSLCASCPLTYDHFLPFEPKHHMAWPQFRQIVDQLPRIERVVLHGIGEPLLNPDLPRFIAHLKQRGAHVLFNTNAVLLDQRRGDALCAAGLDELRVSLDAVTPELYQHLRGIDKLPQIIANLHAFVARHGGREQPRVSLWMVGMQENLHEMPDFVRMAADIGVPEVYLQRLVYFGDGQKLDQRTTMIPEQSLFGALEQRQAALIGECEQLAAALGLIFRASGATTPHESVVVNGAHPWQGCYRPWSLMYITATGTALPCCIAPFATPDYQQIMLGNVFERPLAEVWDDQPYQALRAAVLSEHPAPWPCQHCGVRWSL; this is translated from the coding sequence GTGATATCGCTCAGCACGCGCACGCCGTCAGGCCACGATCTGCCAGCCCACATCTATATCGAAGTTACTAATCGCTGCAACTCGCTGTGCGCCTCGTGCCCGCTAACCTACGATCACTTTCTGCCCTTTGAACCCAAGCACCACATGGCCTGGCCGCAGTTCCGCCAGATTGTCGACCAGCTGCCACGTATCGAGCGCGTGGTGTTGCATGGCATTGGCGAGCCGCTGCTCAACCCAGATCTGCCGCGCTTCATCGCACACTTGAAGCAGCGCGGGGCGCATGTGCTGTTCAATACCAATGCGGTGCTGCTAGACCAGCGGCGCGGCGACGCGCTGTGTGCGGCCGGGCTCGACGAGCTGCGCGTCTCGCTCGATGCGGTGACGCCGGAACTATACCAGCACCTGCGCGGCATCGATAAGCTGCCGCAGATTATCGCCAATCTGCACGCATTTGTGGCGCGCCACGGCGGCCGCGAACAGCCGCGCGTCTCGCTGTGGATGGTCGGAATGCAGGAGAACCTGCACGAGATGCCCGACTTTGTGCGCATGGCCGCCGATATTGGCGTGCCAGAAGTCTACTTGCAGCGCCTGGTCTACTTTGGCGATGGCCAGAAGCTCGACCAGCGCACCACGATGATTCCCGAGCAGTCGCTGTTTGGCGCACTCGAGCAACGCCAGGCCGCGCTGATCGGCGAATGCGAGCAGCTCGCCGCCGCGCTCGGTCTGATCTTTCGAGCCTCGGGTGCGACCACGCCCCACGAGAGCGTGGTGGTCAACGGCGCGCACCCCTGGCAAGGCTGCTATCGGCCATGGTCGCTGATGTATATCACCGCCACCGGCACTGCCCTGCCATGCTGTATCGCGCCATTCGCCACGCCCGACTACCAGCAGATCATGCTTGGCAATGTCTTCGAGCGTCCGCTGGCCGAGGTCTGGGACGACCAGCCGTACCAGGCACTACGCGCGGCGGTGCTGAGCGAGCATCCAGCGCCCTGGCCATGCCAGCACTGCGGCGTGCGCTGGAGCCTCTAG
- a CDS encoding glycosyltransferase family 2 protein: MTIDVTLIIPALNEAGCIGPLLGELPTGLVQQVVVVDNGSTDDTAGAARRAGAQVVREPRRGYGFACAAGVAAAHGNVLAFMDGDGSFVPAELGTLLAPIAAGTADLTLGTRMRGGMVPGAMPPHQRFGNRLVAALTRRLYSIELTDLGPFRAIRRDLLESLHMREQTYGWPIEMIVKAARRHARIVEQPVSYRPRMAGQSKVGGTVRGTVLATYRILHTTMRYAISGSPR; this comes from the coding sequence ATGACGATCGATGTCACCCTGATCATCCCCGCATTGAATGAGGCCGGGTGCATCGGGCCGCTGCTGGGCGAGCTACCAACCGGCCTGGTTCAGCAAGTCGTTGTGGTTGACAATGGCTCGACTGACGATACCGCCGGCGCGGCACGGCGCGCGGGTGCTCAGGTGGTGCGCGAGCCACGGCGTGGCTATGGCTTTGCTTGCGCCGCTGGCGTGGCAGCCGCACACGGCAACGTGCTGGCGTTTATGGATGGTGACGGCAGCTTTGTGCCGGCCGAGCTGGGCACGCTGCTCGCCCCGATCGCCGCCGGCACGGCCGACCTGACGCTTGGTACGCGCATGCGCGGCGGTATGGTGCCTGGCGCGATGCCCCCACACCAACGCTTTGGCAATCGGCTTGTCGCAGCTTTAACACGCCGCCTCTATAGCATCGAGCTGACCGATCTTGGGCCATTTCGCGCGATTCGCCGCGATCTGCTCGAATCGCTCCACATGCGCGAGCAGACCTATGGCTGGCCGATCGAAATGATCGTCAAGGCCGCCCGCCGGCATGCCCGGATCGTCGAGCAGCCGGTGAGCTACCGGCCGCGTATGGCCGGTCAATCCAAGGTTGGTGGGACGGTGCGCGGGACGGTGCTGGCAACCTATCGGATCTTGCACACCACCATGCGCTACGCGATCAGCGGATCGCCGCGCTAA
- a CDS encoding TIGR04282 family arsenosugar biosynthesis glycosyltransferase produces the protein MKRALLVVAKRPAAGQTKTRLCPPLTGAGAAALYECFLRDTLDLMRQVDGVACHITYLPEDALGYFQQLAPDMLLTPQRGADLGERLDHALTDALASGAAQAVVIDSDSPTLPAAHLSAAFAALAGPADVVLGPCADGGYYLIGLKRPQPQLLRDVQMSTPFVVRDTIALAAELGLRVQLLPPWYDVDTAAELARLRAELDILPLERARHTRALLNNHMREGIAV, from the coding sequence ATGAAACGCGCACTGCTCGTCGTTGCTAAGCGCCCGGCGGCCGGCCAGACCAAGACGCGTCTATGCCCACCGCTGACCGGCGCCGGCGCCGCAGCACTATACGAGTGCTTCCTGCGCGACACGCTCGATCTGATGCGTCAAGTCGATGGTGTGGCATGCCACATCACATATCTTCCCGAAGATGCGCTCGGCTATTTCCAGCAGCTGGCACCAGACATGCTGCTCACGCCTCAGCGCGGCGCTGATCTGGGTGAGCGGCTCGATCATGCGCTGACCGATGCGCTGGCAAGCGGCGCGGCACAGGCGGTGGTGATCGACAGCGACAGCCCAACCCTGCCAGCAGCGCACCTGTCTGCGGCATTTGCCGCGCTCGCCGGCCCGGCCGATGTGGTGCTTGGCCCGTGTGCCGATGGCGGGTACTACTTGATCGGCCTGAAGCGCCCGCAGCCGCAGCTGCTGCGCGATGTGCAGATGAGCACGCCATTCGTCGTACGCGACACGATCGCACTCGCGGCTGAGCTTGGGCTTCGCGTGCAGCTGCTGCCCCCGTGGTACGATGTCGATACTGCGGCCGAGCTCGCGCGTCTGCGTGCGGAACTCGATATATTACCGCTCGAACGAGCGCGCCACACACGGGCGCTGCTGAACAACCACATGCGAGAGGGAATCGCCGTATGA